A region from the Diadema setosum chromosome 13, eeDiaSeto1, whole genome shotgun sequence genome encodes:
- the LOC140236650 gene encoding exosome complex component RRP40-like, producing MPGDDATNRIKDNQVGQGGITLGPGLRQDGEKIISTKSGFLKCKKPNVFWIDCHQKRYVPAKGDKVLGIVTQKAGDIFRVDIGGSAQAILSYLAFEGATKRNRPNVQVGDVLYAKLLVANRDMEPELVCIDSSGRSQDLGSVGTEGFMFQCTLGLVRRLLSPDWPLIRLLGERIPFEIALGMNGRIWVRAKTIAATIAVVNALSCSEHMTEEKMKEMVNSLADALAGF from the exons ATGCCTGGTGATGATGCTACAAACAGGATTAAAGACAACCAAGTGGGACAGGGAGGTATTACTCTTGGGCCAGGATTGAGGCAAGATGGTGAAAAGATAATTTCGACAAAGTCCGGATTCTTGAAATGCAAGAAACCGAACGTGTTTTGGATTGACTGTCATCAAAAGAGG TATGTGCCTGCCAAAGGGGACAAAGTGCTGGGCATTGTGACGCAGAAGGCTGGAGATATATTTCGTGTAGACATAGGGGGAAGTGCACAGGCTATCCTGTCTTACTTGGCTTTTGAGGGAGCGACCAAAAGGAACAGACCCAATGTACAA GTTGGAGATGTACTGTACGCCAAGCTACTGGTAGCCAACAGGGATATGGAGCCCGAGCTGGTGTGTATTGACAGCAGTGGGAGATCCCAGGACTTGGGGTCAGTTGGCACAGAAGGATTTATGTTCCAGTGTACCTTGGGACTTGTCAGGAG ACTCCTCTCACCGGACTGGCCCCTCATAAGGCTTCTAGGTGAGAGAATCCCCTTTGAGATTGCGCTGGGCATGAATGGACGGATCTGGGTGCGCGCCAAGACGATCGCAGCCACCATCGCCGTGGTCAACGCACTCTCATGCTCGGAGCACATGACAGAGGAGAAGATGAAGGAAATGGTCAATAGCTTGGCCGATGCACTGGCTGGTTTCTGA